The following nucleotide sequence is from Salvia splendens isolate huo1 chromosome 2, SspV2, whole genome shotgun sequence.
CCGACTTAATGTATATAGATTAAAGCTCCCCAGATGAACCAAACAAAAAAGCATAATCTGAATCTGAGATTGTAGAGATTGGATTAAGAGTTTCAAATTACTGTAGTTTTGGGTATAAGATGTAGAGATTTTCACATCATCTTTTGTGGAGCCCCGGCTGGATCAGATGTCGAAAGCTCCGTATACATGCCTGCTATTGCTTGCGCAAAATATGCTTTTGCTTGAGGCCGTTTTACCTGATACACCACCAAAATTACAACAAAATCAATCAAACTTAAGCTCATAAACTTCAACCAAACCATTTTACTAATGCAAATCCAGAAATTTACACAACCACAATTTACCTTAAAGGTTGGAGTCAACAAGCCATTCTCCACAGTGAACGGCTCCAGCACTAAGGTTACGGCTTTCACAAATTCGAAACCCCTCAACTGTGTCAAAACAAGAgcatcaattaataaaaaccaaAGGTgaagtctaattttttttaagccTTGCTGGCCGAATAACACCTACAAGGACAACAGTACCTGAGCTTCTCTTCCGACAGCATCCATGTCAGCAAGCACAGCAGCCTTTGCTCTTGGATCAGCACAAAGTTGTCCTAAATCATCATACTGCACAGATTCAACAAAGTGATTTAGCATGGAAGTTACTGAGGGAGAATGATAACAATACTGGTGACAGTATTTCCAACTACCGATCATTTTATTCAGAGATTATTTGCTATTTTTCTCCTACAAAGGGGCAGAACCCACTGAAGAAAGCTgatcaaaataagcttatagtTTCAGAACAACGAAAGTTTTAGTGATAGTTACCAGTAGCATTGGCTTCATTACCTTAATGTTTTCTGATGCCGCCCAATCCTTTAGCACATCAGGATCCACACAGATCACAGCAACTAAATAGGAGTTCAAGCTATCACCTACAAAATTAGGCTCCTCAGCTGAATGAATAAGTGAGAACTTGACTTAATAAACAAGTACAGCATTATTTTCTTACCGTACACAAAGCACTGTGCAACAAATTTACACTTTGCATACACATTCTCAATTTTCTCAGGTGCTATGTATTCGCCCTGTGCCAGCTTGAAAATGTTCTTTTTCCTGTCAACAGTGAACAAGAACTATGTGACCCCAGGTGGTATTGAATAAGATCTCGAGAGCATtcccttctctttctttttggAGGGTTAACAGATGATAACTTACCGATCAATAATCTTGAGGCGCCCACCTGGTAGCCATAGTCCGATATCTCCTGTATGCAGCCAACCTTCATCATCGACCACTTCTCTCCTGTAAAGTCAATCAAGATGAAGTAACATTTTTAACATCCAAAATTGATCCGAAAAATTCAAATTCCAAGTGTTAGGTGAATACGTCTGAACTTCATCTTTATAGTAGCCTTGGAAAACGATATGTCCTCTGACACAGATCTCTCCGCGAGGATGAGGTTGATCCTCTGAGGTATAACTCATTTCAGGAACATCAACAAGCTTTATTTCTGGAGGCATGGAAAATAGTTTGATGCATAAGCGTCAAATTCTAGAACAAGTTTGAAatcaaaaatataaaagtaaGTGTTAGCATACTCTTTCGTGTTTCCCTTTTACAAAATATTTCCTACCAAGGATGAATAAAATCCTTGCCATTATATGGGATGAATATGCGTTATAATGTGATATATATCCAAATCTCTATCAATGACTTACCACATGCAGGGTTGGGAGAACCAACATGACCAGTTAAGTTGTCACCCTCATCCATAGTGCTGATGACACATGAAGTCTCTGTCATGCCATAACCTTCAATCACTTGGCAGCCAAAACACCTATACATAGAAGCCATGTTTTCAGAAGTGTGAATACTGAAACTTATCTTGAGTGACACTGACTACTGgattatctataaatttaacTTACACCCTCAAGAACTCCATCACATCAGGAGACAGCGGGGAAGCACCTGAAGTCAAGTACCGAACACGGCCTCCAAGTTTGTCCTTTATCTTATTGAATACCAGCCTATCCCACATAGGTGATGGTTTTCGACCTGACAAACAGAAAAATGACAACCAGATATAATTGAATGAGCATTTAGAAACAGATTGTGAACAAGAACGAAGGAATCAAATGGCATACCATTCATTACAGCTTGTCTCTTAGAATTGTAGGCTGCATTAAATAACCTCTCTTTCAGCACACCAGAAGACTTAACAGCATTAATTATTCTGTAAGAAACAAAACATAAGATACGAAACAGAAAACCAGAACACCTTGACACTTGAGCAGAAGAGTACAAAGCAATCATTTCTTAATACTAAAGAGATATACCCAGCATATATTCTGTTGTACAGACGAGGAACACTAGAAAATATAGTGGGCCTTAGAGCAGCTAAGTCATCCATCAATTTCAAGTTATCCTGTAAATTAGGAAACAACTTCACATGTAAAGCTACTgaataataaaagaaattataCAAGTACAACGAGCTCAGTTCACCATACGAAAAATTATTTAAGTCCAACAAGCTCATTCACCGTATGAAAAATCAGATGCCGTGTCCTGGTCCTATTTGCAAACCCCAACTTTACTCGTGCACAGTAACCATGGCCAATTAGTGTATACAAGACCCACTAATTGGAAAgttgtaaaaatataaaatatttacttGAACCAGTTCACTCAACAGAAGGCTGGGAGGTTGCAAATCAAAGTTATTATCACAACAAACAGGAGTAGAAGTATATTTTCATGTCAGGAGGATAGCACTCCCAGAGACTCTGTTGCTTTCCTACTTGCCTACTCATATCACCCATCCCTTTCAGATAAATCGAACCCCTTCAAAGGCATACAAGGAATATCCAACTGGGCAGTAGGAAAGCAACAGAGTCTCTGGGAGTGCAAGAGAAATTTTATCTTTCTAATGCAAATCTTTAGCTTTAATATGTAAGGTGAAATGGGAAGTGAAAACAGTAAAGTAACAATGGTTTTGTAGGCAGAACAGGATTGAAGCAATATACTAGGAGTATTACATCTAGGAAAATAGGAATCACATACCCCCTGATAGAAGCCAACAGCAACTCCGTAATATGCTGACATGATTTGATTAGCTCGTTCATATATGTGTGCCAAGGGAAGATATGATATATAACTGATTAAAATGTATAGTCAGACGTAATATGGGTAGAGATCACAAGAATGAAAATTACTCATCATATTCCAAGAGAACTCACATATCTGACGAATAAAATTTGACAGAAAGAGTCATGCCAGCAACACTTGATAACAAGTTTCCATGTGATAGAACAACTCCCTATTGGAAGAAAAGAAGTAAAAAGGAAGAGCTATAAtgcattttaaaaaatgttttaatAGGTCGCAACTGTTGTATATAAAGGCCACAAGCGAGAGAGCTACCTTCGGCGTCCCAGTGGTACCACTCGTATAGCATATAGTGGCTACATCTTCGGGTCTGGGGGGGCAAAATGGATGCATGTTACTGCGACCCTGAATATATCAATTTTAGGTTATTATAATCAACCTTTTACAACTGGCCATAATTTGtaagcaaataaaaaatttcatcaGGTAAAAAGTCAACTGCCATGATAGTGTGTGAATCTGTATTAGGACCAGTGACAGTTAGGTGTAGGTAAAGAAGCCATCAGCAAGAAAGTAGATCCTGAGATTAAAAGTACTTTCTATTCATGGGTAAAATGCTGTGTGATAGCTACCAGGTCCATTAACAGACTTTATTGTTCC
It contains:
- the LOC121792335 gene encoding long chain acyl-CoA synthetase 6, peroxisomal-like; its protein translation is MESSAQRRLRLIQTHLIPDADDSSFPISANPTAAEFFHDQKYSVVLPERLQTGKWNVYRSARSPLKLVDRFPAHPELRTLHDIFVHSVESFQDYKYLGTRIRIDGTVGDYKWMTYGEAGTARSAIGSGLRHHGLQSGACVGLYFINRPEWMIVDHACSAFSYISVPLYDTLGPDAVKYIVNHAEIQAIFCVPSTLNTLLSFLSEIPSVRVIVVVGGVDEHLPSLPSASGVKLVSYTRLLSQGRSNMHPFCPPRPEDVATICYTSGTTGTPKGVVLSHGNLLSSVAGMTLSVKFYSSDIYISYLPLAHIYERANQIMSAYYGVAVGFYQGDNLKLMDDLAALRPTIFSSVPRLYNRIYAGIINAVKSSGVLKERLFNAAYNSKRQAVMNGRKPSPMWDRLVFNKIKDKLGGRVRYLTSGASPLSPDVMEFLRVCFGCQVIEGYGMTETSCVISTMDEGDNLTGHVGSPNPACEIKLVDVPEMSYTSEDQPHPRGEICVRGHIVFQGYYKDEVQTREVVDDEGWLHTGDIGLWLPGGRLKIIDRKKNIFKLAQGEYIAPEKIENVYAKCKFVAQCFVYGDSLNSYLVAVICVDPDVLKDWAASENIKYDDLGQLCADPRAKAAVLADMDAVGREAQLRGFEFVKAVTLVLEPFTVENGLLTPTFKVKRPQAKAYFAQAIAGMYTELSTSDPAGAPQKMM